A single genomic interval of Thermodesulfobacteriota bacterium harbors:
- a CDS encoding protein phosphatase CheZ — protein sequence MAQHIGFKLGGEEYSVPILSVREIINVPELTRMPRTPDYIEGVANLRGSVVPIVSTRKVVKINGGPQAEGGEGDRVIVLINGRSAYGILVDGITGVIGIDESAIDPPEKIMNGAGDQFVGVAKCNGRLVVVLDPKKLLPNGESLFDEGEIEVRETSDAGKVEVVRKMQTIGGDVEVHELRDAKEFLAKRIDSKDPNSRALEQLAAFMEAIAAKDLGAADAALEQLVKSPEEGLFKEVGKVTRRLHDSLKSFKEAIDPKISTLVANEMPSAVDRLQYCVQKTEEAANKTMGIVERHLLQMDDLAANIRKLQGPEDAVNYLKDFKNRYEDDLTEIITTQSFQDLTGQTIQKVIRLVADIEKELVGMIAAFGLKIDVENRESEEVREKVSQAGVDDLLKEFGF from the coding sequence GGGGAGGAGTACTCCGTCCCGATCCTGAGCGTCCGCGAGATCATCAACGTGCCGGAGCTGACGCGCATGCCCCGGACCCCGGACTACATCGAGGGGGTCGCCAACCTCCGGGGAAGCGTGGTCCCGATCGTCAGCACCCGGAAGGTCGTGAAGATCAACGGGGGCCCGCAGGCCGAGGGCGGCGAGGGGGACCGGGTCATCGTCCTCATCAACGGGAGGTCCGCCTACGGGATCCTGGTCGACGGCATCACGGGCGTCATCGGAATCGACGAGTCCGCCATCGACCCGCCGGAGAAGATCATGAACGGCGCCGGCGACCAGTTCGTCGGGGTTGCCAAGTGCAACGGCCGTCTCGTCGTCGTCCTCGACCCGAAAAAGCTCCTTCCGAACGGTGAGTCCCTCTTCGACGAGGGTGAGATCGAGGTGCGGGAGACCTCCGACGCGGGCAAGGTCGAGGTGGTCCGGAAGATGCAGACGATCGGCGGGGACGTGGAGGTCCACGAGCTCCGGGACGCCAAGGAGTTCCTGGCGAAGCGGATCGACTCGAAGGACCCGAACAGCAGGGCGCTCGAGCAGCTCGCCGCGTTCATGGAGGCGATCGCGGCGAAGGACCTCGGGGCCGCGGACGCCGCCCTCGAGCAGCTCGTCAAGTCGCCGGAGGAAGGGCTGTTCAAGGAGGTCGGCAAGGTTACCAGGCGGCTGCACGACTCCCTGAAGAGCTTCAAGGAGGCCATCGACCCGAAGATCTCGACGCTCGTCGCCAATGAGATGCCCAGCGCGGTGGACCGTCTCCAGTACTGCGTCCAGAAGACCGAGGAGGCGGCCAACAAGACGATGGGGATCGTCGAGCGGCACCTCCTGCAGATGGACGACCTGGCGGCGAACATCCGGAAGCTCCAGGGGCCGGAAGACGCCGTGAATTACCTGAAGGACTTCAAGAACCGGTACGAGGACGACCTGACGGAGATCATCACGACCCAGTCGTTCCAGGACCTCACCGGGCAGACGATCCAGAAGGTCATCCGGCTCGTGGCGGATATCGAGAAGGAGCTCGTCGGGATGATCGCGGCGTTCGGGCTGAAGATCGACGTGGAGAACCGGGAGAGCGAGGAGGTCCGGGAGAAGGTCTCCCAGGCCGGCGTGGACGATCTGCTGAAGGAGTTCGGGTTCTGA
- a CDS encoding chemotaxis protein CheW: protein MGTNGEGGIQQLVTFRLGDEEYGVDILKVHEIDRMMDITEVPNAPPSIEGVINLRGKVIPVINLRKKFDLPPREPDARTKIVVVDIGTSAGMIVDSVSEVLRISSDIVEPPPAMAAGVSSEYIRGVGKLKDRLLILLDIEKLLGAGEKAQTQKAVAAV, encoded by the coding sequence ATGGGAACGAACGGCGAGGGCGGGATCCAGCAGCTGGTCACCTTCCGGCTGGGGGACGAGGAGTACGGCGTCGACATCCTGAAGGTCCATGAGATCGACCGGATGATGGACATCACGGAAGTCCCGAACGCGCCGCCCTCCATCGAGGGCGTCATCAACCTGCGCGGGAAGGTCATCCCCGTCATCAACCTGAGGAAGAAGTTCGACCTCCCGCCGCGGGAGCCGGACGCCCGCACGAAGATCGTCGTCGTGGACATCGGCACGTCCGCGGGGATGATCGTGGACTCGGTCTCCGAGGTGCTGCGGATCTCGTCCGACATCGTCGAGCCTCCCCCCGCCATGGCGGCCGGAGTGAGCTCCGAGTACATCCGCGGCGTCGGGAAGCTGAAGGACCGGCTCCTTATTCTCCTGGACATCGAGAAGCTCCTGGGGGCCGGGGAGAAGGCGCAGACGCAAAAGGCCGTCGCGGCCGTCTGA
- a CDS encoding HAMP domain-containing protein has product MKMTLSKKMYGMIGIISVVMLVISGIAIYGIRSILGAYESLVRVDAARYSAAMDAQVALGKAVVATKNYMTRMEQEYTDEFKAQIGKLKTSIQAMERHARTTDEKEIAVMALEELNQYEKQGNELIAAVLTGKDAVSVDTEFQGIDRNLFVTLEEMGDATLKAQNGNFERDASSAKATQAMFLAVALIGVALAWVFAALTIRKVTRSVVVVSEVTGKASEGDLSQDVPVLTTDEVGQMAQGFNKMMEDLRRIAGEIKGMTNTLASSSEE; this is encoded by the coding sequence ATGAAGATGACTCTGTCGAAGAAGATGTACGGGATGATCGGGATCATCTCGGTGGTCATGCTGGTGATTTCGGGGATCGCAATCTACGGGATCCGGTCCATCCTCGGGGCGTACGAGTCGCTCGTCCGGGTGGACGCCGCGCGGTATTCCGCCGCCATGGACGCGCAGGTGGCGCTGGGGAAGGCCGTCGTGGCCACCAAGAACTACATGACCCGGATGGAACAGGAGTATACGGACGAATTCAAGGCGCAGATCGGGAAGCTGAAGACATCCATCCAGGCCATGGAACGGCACGCCCGGACGACGGACGAGAAGGAAATCGCCGTTATGGCTCTGGAGGAGCTCAACCAATACGAAAAACAGGGGAACGAGCTGATCGCCGCGGTCCTTACCGGCAAGGACGCCGTCTCGGTCGACACCGAGTTCCAGGGGATCGATCGGAACCTCTTCGTGACGCTCGAGGAGATGGGCGATGCGACGCTCAAGGCCCAGAACGGGAATTTCGAGCGCGACGCTTCCTCGGCGAAGGCGACGCAGGCGATGTTCCTTGCGGTGGCTCTGATCGGGGTGGCGCTGGCGTGGGTGTTCGCGGCGCTCACGATCCGGAAGGTCACCCGGTCGGTGGTCGTGGTGAGCGAGGTGACGGGGAAGGCGTCGGAGGGGGATTTGAGCCAGGACGTTCCGGTGCTGACTACCGACGAGGTGGGGCAGATGGCGCAGGGGTTCAACAAGATGATGGAGGACCTGCGCAGGATCGCCGGCGAGATCAAGGGGATGACGAACACGCTGGCGAGCAGCTCGGAGGAGG
- a CDS encoding chemotaxis response regulator protein-glutamate methylesterase has protein sequence MPIRVLIVDDSAFMRNALGKMLSADPEIEVAGTARDGVEALEKIAQLKPDLVTMDIEMPRMDGIEALRRIMATQPLPVIMVSSLTVEGAKATLEALDIGAVDFLSKNLADLSLNILQVREALLEKVKQIGRKRARQTIRTARAIQPPAVPPPPAEGRQEYRKERRIAVVAIGTSTGGPKALQEVIPKLPKEFPVPVVVVQHMPPAFTAAFAERLNELSRVRVKEAEEGEVLKPGVVLVAPGRGHLSVRRGRVGECYVTVDENRPDLIYRPSADVMLLSVAEIFPGRALGVILTGMGNDGEKGMLAIKASGGRTIAQNEETCVVYGMPRASVDARAVDRVVPLCEVAGEIVNAV, from the coding sequence ATGCCGATCCGCGTCCTCATCGTGGACGACTCGGCGTTCATGCGGAACGCCCTGGGCAAGATGCTGTCCGCCGACCCCGAGATCGAGGTCGCCGGGACCGCCCGGGACGGGGTCGAGGCGCTGGAGAAGATCGCCCAGCTCAAGCCCGACCTGGTGACGATGGACATCGAGATGCCGCGGATGGACGGGATCGAGGCGCTCCGCCGGATCATGGCGACGCAGCCGCTCCCCGTGATCATGGTCAGCTCGCTCACGGTGGAGGGGGCCAAGGCGACCCTCGAGGCGCTCGATATCGGCGCCGTCGACTTCCTCTCGAAGAACCTGGCCGACCTGTCGCTGAACATCCTCCAGGTCCGGGAGGCGCTCCTCGAGAAGGTCAAGCAGATCGGCCGAAAGCGGGCGCGCCAGACGATCCGTACGGCGCGCGCGATCCAGCCGCCGGCGGTTCCGCCCCCTCCGGCGGAAGGGCGGCAGGAGTACCGGAAGGAGCGGCGGATCGCCGTCGTGGCGATCGGGACTTCGACCGGCGGACCCAAGGCGCTCCAGGAAGTCATCCCGAAGCTCCCGAAGGAATTCCCCGTGCCGGTGGTCGTCGTCCAGCACATGCCTCCGGCGTTCACGGCCGCTTTTGCGGAGCGGTTGAACGAGCTGAGCCGGGTGCGGGTGAAGGAGGCGGAGGAAGGGGAGGTCCTGAAGCCCGGCGTCGTCCTCGTGGCTCCCGGCAGGGGGCACTTGAGCGTCCGCAGGGGGCGCGTCGGGGAATGCTACGTGACCGTCGACGAGAACCGGCCGGACCTCATCTACCGGCCCTCGGCGGACGTCATGCTGCTTTCCGTGGCCGAGATCTTCCCGGGACGGGCGCTCGGCGTGATCCTCACCGGCATGGGCAACGACGGAGAGAAGGGGATGCTGGCGATCAAGGCGTCCGGCGGGCGGACCATCGCCCAGAACGAGGAGACCTGCGTCGTGTACGGGATGCCGCGCGCGTCCGTCGACGCCCGGGCCGTCGACAGGGTGGTTCCCCTGTGCGAGGTGGCCGGGGAGATCGTCAACGCCGTGTGA